The following coding sequences lie in one Acidimicrobiia bacterium genomic window:
- a CDS encoding SAF domain-containing protein, with amino-acid sequence MSRVRLDLRLVAAGALALIAGLTVLSLTRPAARVDVLVAAEALPAGVPLDTLAFTKASVEPIAGLVLAAKAPELVGWTLAVDLPEGVPLTDSILEPPPGAEPHLIAVTLEMGHAVQGQLIAGDLVDIYVTDDLETRLLAASVKVISAEVDTVGLVGSDVALLLAVDDALAPRLVAAMQTAAIDLVRVTE; translated from the coding sequence ATGAGCCGCGTTCGACTCGACCTCCGCTTGGTCGCAGCCGGCGCCCTCGCCCTCATTGCCGGCCTCACCGTCCTGTCGCTGACCCGACCGGCCGCACGCGTGGACGTACTGGTGGCGGCGGAGGCGCTGCCGGCAGGCGTACCTCTCGACACTCTTGCGTTCACCAAGGCCAGCGTCGAGCCGATCGCCGGGCTCGTTCTGGCCGCCAAGGCCCCTGAACTCGTCGGATGGACACTTGCGGTCGACCTACCCGAGGGTGTCCCACTGACCGATTCGATCCTGGAGCCGCCACCCGGCGCCGAACCTCACCTGATCGCCGTCACCCTCGAGATGGGACACGCCGTGCAAGGCCAACTGATCGCCGGCGATCTGGTCGACATCTACGTGACGGACGACCTCGAGACCAGGCTCCTCGCCGCCTCGGTGAAGGTGATCTCGGCCGAAGTCGACACCGTAGGACTCGTGGGAAGCGACGTGGCACTGTTGCTGGCAGTCGACGACGCCCTCGCCCCTCGGCTCGTAGCCGCGATGCAGACGGCGGCGATCGACCTCGTGCGGGTGACAGAATGA
- a CDS encoding ATPase, T2SS/T4P/T4SS family produces MNGDGFLGSVLSDPQVEEVIVLGGERTFVVRNGVKTLLPEVIDTDTLRHFVDRILAGTGRRLDLASPIVSAQLEDGSRVHVTGPPVTHPARLNVQIRRFVLASSGLDRLVELGTLPETLADLLADAIRSDQTILVSGAPGAGKTTMINCLLTAVPPDRRVVTCEEVFEISADIPDITQMQTREAGLDGGGQITLRDLVRSSLRQRPDRIVVGEVRGPEALDLLLALNAGCSGLATLHANSAVDALDKVVGYCVLAGQNVIVDYVAASLASVVDLVVFLRRMPTHRVVEEVVGVLGRKDGQFQVNRIYQRADSP; encoded by the coding sequence GTGAACGGGGATGGGTTCCTCGGCTCCGTCCTGTCCGATCCCCAGGTCGAGGAGGTCATCGTGCTTGGAGGCGAGCGCACCTTCGTCGTCCGTAACGGCGTGAAGACGCTCCTGCCCGAGGTCATCGATACCGACACCCTGCGCCACTTCGTCGATCGGATCCTCGCTGGAACCGGACGTCGACTCGACCTCGCCAGCCCCATCGTGTCCGCCCAGCTCGAAGACGGCAGCCGGGTCCATGTCACCGGACCCCCGGTGACACACCCCGCTCGGCTCAACGTGCAGATTCGGCGCTTCGTCCTCGCCTCGAGCGGGCTCGACCGCCTAGTCGAACTCGGAACGCTTCCCGAGACTCTGGCGGACCTGCTGGCGGACGCGATCAGATCGGACCAGACAATCCTCGTCTCCGGCGCGCCGGGAGCGGGCAAGACAACAATGATCAACTGCCTGCTCACCGCCGTCCCACCAGATCGACGAGTTGTCACTTGTGAAGAGGTCTTCGAGATCTCGGCCGACATTCCAGATATCACGCAGATGCAGACCCGCGAGGCCGGGCTCGACGGCGGAGGGCAGATAACCCTCCGCGACCTAGTGCGTTCGTCGCTGCGGCAGAGACCCGATCGCATCGTGGTGGGCGAAGTTCGTGGTCCTGAGGCATTGGATCTTCTGCTTGCTCTGAACGCAGGCTGCTCCGGGCTCGCCACCCTCCACGCCAACTCAGCCGTCGACGCCCTCGACAAGGTCGTCGGTTACTGCGTGCTCGCGGGCCAGAACGTGATCGTCGACTACGTGGCTGCATCCCTGGCGTCAGTGGTCGATCTCGTCGTTTTCCTCCGCCGAATGCCCACCCATCGGGTCGTCGAGGAAGTGGTGGGCGTCCTGGGACGCAAGGACGGGCAATTCCAGGTAAACCGCATCTACCAGCGGGCGGATTCGCCATGA
- a CDS encoding DUF393 domain-containing protein, producing MTRPTFLYDGDCAFCTSCARFVERHVRTEAEIVPWQWADLSALGVEQQAAEAAVLWVEPGLAAAGPDAIAVLLRRAQWYWRPLGWLGSLTPVSWLAWPVYRLVARHRHRLPGGTPACSPPERE from the coding sequence ATGACCAGACCGACCTTCCTCTACGACGGCGACTGCGCCTTCTGCACGAGCTGCGCTCGGTTCGTCGAGCGGCATGTACGGACTGAGGCGGAGATCGTCCCCTGGCAGTGGGCTGACCTCTCCGCCCTCGGGGTCGAGCAGCAAGCAGCCGAGGCGGCGGTCCTGTGGGTGGAGCCCGGTCTGGCTGCAGCCGGGCCGGACGCCATCGCGGTGCTGCTCCGTCGTGCCCAGTGGTACTGGAGGCCGCTGGGCTGGCTCGGCTCGCTCACGCCGGTGTCGTGGCTCGCCTGGCCCGTTTACCGCCTGGTCGCCCGCCATCGTCATCGGCTCCCGGGAGGAACCCCGGCGTGTTCGCCGCCGGAGCGTGAGTAG
- a CDS encoding type II secretion system F family protein, producing the protein MTAVLISTGVFLLIASLHSRVVSIGDYLGAPHPEHVRRFRLPPAGPAVAGAAFGVVAAMALDPSNTASLAVIGIVGGTIVGRAARSTARERRSARLAQELPTVADTIALHVLAGESVATAVSRFVAASRGVAAEELKAVRDSELGLEDSLRRAARDTVYPEAARLYDLLGHAHRTGGGLSDALTALAADYRALLTRELTAEGGRRALTTYGPILALMIPVTLLFLMYPTLAGLNALSRP; encoded by the coding sequence GTGACGGCTGTACTCATTTCGACGGGGGTGTTTCTCCTCATCGCCTCACTGCATTCCCGTGTCGTGTCCATCGGTGACTACCTGGGCGCGCCGCACCCCGAGCACGTGCGGCGCTTCCGCCTGCCCCCGGCCGGTCCGGCGGTGGCGGGCGCCGCGTTCGGCGTCGTCGCAGCGATGGCTCTCGATCCCTCGAACACTGCGTCGCTCGCTGTGATCGGGATCGTCGGAGGCACCATCGTCGGCCGGGCGGCGAGATCGACAGCGCGCGAGCGTCGATCGGCGCGGCTCGCCCAGGAGCTGCCCACGGTCGCCGACACGATCGCCCTTCACGTGCTGGCCGGAGAGTCGGTGGCGACCGCCGTCTCCCGCTTCGTCGCCGCGAGCCGCGGAGTCGCCGCTGAAGAACTCAAAGCCGTCCGCGACTCGGAGTTGGGGCTCGAGGATTCGCTTCGGCGGGCGGCGCGGGACACCGTATATCCGGAAGCCGCCCGCCTGTACGACCTTCTCGGGCACGCCCACCGTACGGGTGGGGGTCTCTCCGATGCCCTCACCGCTCTCGCCGCCGACTATCGGGCGCTGCTGACTCGCGAGCTCACCGCCGAAGGGGGCCGCCGTGCTCTCACGACGTACGGCCCCATCCTCGCGCTGATGATCCCGGTGACCCTGCTGTTCCTGATGTACCCGACGCTCGCGGGGTTGAACGCCCTGTCACGACCATGA